A genome region from Bacillaceae bacterium IKA-2 includes the following:
- a CDS encoding M50 family metallopeptidase has protein sequence MVGIIFLLFCFFTILPFTTLLHELGHFFAAKLCNSQNIIVRIGSGKEMLKYKSGDTLFIFHMLPFGGNTVYELLKPTDLNFLIVSLGGPLLNGFVALLLLLPGFGHGTDLITIWFQWIALFNLWMCVFNIIPFKLTSYYSDGWSVIIFLRGMLK, from the coding sequence ATGGTGGGGATTATTTTTTTATTATTTTGCTTTTTTACAATTTTACCGTTTACAACGTTACTCCATGAATTAGGGCATTTTTTTGCTGCTAAACTGTGCAATTCCCAAAATATAATTGTAAGAATTGGATCAGGTAAAGAAATGCTTAAATATAAATCTGGGGATACTTTATTTATTTTTCATATGCTTCCTTTTGGTGGAAATACGGTCTATGAATTATTGAAACCGACTGATTTGAATTTTCTTATTGTATCACTCGGCGGTCCATTACTAAACGGTTTTGTAGCTTTACTTTTGCTTTTACCAGGTTTTGGTCATGGCACCGATTTGATAACGATCTGGTTTCAATGGATTGCTCTATTTAATCTTTGGATGTGCGTTTTTAATATCATCCCTTTTAAACTTACTAGTTATTATTCAGATGGTTGGTCAGTAATTATATTTTTAAGGGGAATGTTAAAATGA
- a CDS encoding YlaN family protein, translating to MSREAVTGHNEKAYALLKADADKILKLIKVQMTNLTMPQCPLYEEVLDTQMFGLSKEIDFAIRLELIEEEAGRKLLAELERELAAHHEASMKLK from the coding sequence ATGTCTAGAGAAGCGGTAACAGGACATAATGAAAAAGCGTACGCCCTTCTAAAAGCGGATGCAGATAAGATTTTGAAACTTATTAAAGTACAAATGACTAATTTAACAATGCCGCAATGCCCTCTTTATGAAGAGGTCTTAGATACACAAATGTTTGGTCTTTCTAAGGAAATTGACTTTGCGATTCGACTAGAGTTAATTGAAGAAGAAGCAGGTAGGAAATTATTAGCAGAGCTTGAACGTGAACTCGCTGCTCATCATGAGGCATCAATGAAACTTAAATAA
- the glsA gene encoding glutaminase A, producing MTECNYQNTLQEMVLEAKNHTKYGRVANYIPALGEANPDTLSVAIYRGDGECESAGCIHEKFTLQSISKVLTLALALMDRGEEYVFSKVGMEPTGDPFNSIVKLESNLPSKPLNPMINAGALAVTNMIIGNSADEKLGRILSLIHEMTSNTEISYSERVAKSEFDTAFLNRSLGYFMKQHGVIKGDVDELLDLYTKQCAIELDCHELAKLGYVIANEGRNPITNRQVIPLHITRILKTFMVTCGMYNSSGEFAIRIGIPSKSGVSGGIMCAVPYGIGIGIYGPALDDRGNSFAGMKLLESLSNRYDLSIF from the coding sequence ATGACAGAATGTAATTATCAAAATACGTTACAAGAAATGGTACTCGAAGCAAAAAATCATACAAAATATGGTCGTGTCGCCAATTATATTCCAGCATTAGGAGAAGCGAACCCAGACACACTGTCAGTTGCTATTTATCGTGGTGATGGAGAATGTGAATCAGCAGGTTGTATTCATGAAAAGTTTACCTTGCAAAGCATTTCTAAAGTATTAACGTTAGCTTTAGCGCTTATGGATCGGGGAGAAGAGTATGTGTTTTCTAAGGTTGGAATGGAACCTACAGGCGACCCGTTTAATTCGATTGTAAAGTTGGAGTCAAATCTTCCATCAAAACCTTTAAATCCAATGATAAATGCGGGTGCACTAGCGGTTACTAATATGATTATTGGTAATAGTGCAGATGAAAAACTAGGAAGAATTTTAAGTTTAATTCATGAAATGACGAGCAACACAGAAATAAGCTATTCTGAACGAGTGGCTAAATCAGAATTTGACACGGCCTTTCTTAACCGCTCTTTAGGCTATTTTATGAAGCAACACGGTGTCATTAAAGGAGATGTTGACGAGTTGCTTGATTTGTATACAAAACAATGTGCTATTGAATTAGATTGTCATGAATTAGCAAAGCTAGGCTATGTTATTGCGAATGAGGGTAGGAACCCGATTACTAATCGACAAGTTATCCCCCTCCATATTACCAGAATTTTAAAGACATTTATGGTCACCTGTGGAATGTACAACTCATCAGGTGAATTTGCGATACGTATTGGTATTCCTTCTAAAAGTGGAGTCTCAGGTGGGATAATGTGTGCTGTTCCTTATGGAATCGGGATTGGGATTTATGGTCCAGCATTAGACGATCGGGGCAACAGTTTTGCTGGGATGAAATTATTAGAAAGTTTGTCAAATAGGTATGATCTAAGTATTTTTTAA
- a CDS encoding PhoH family protein — MNKIYVLDTNVLLQDPFAIFSFEDNEVVIPAIVLEEVDSKKRYMDEVGRNARQVAKIMDRFRGQGKLHDKVSLDSGGELRVELNHRSFEKLKETFDEKTNDNRILAVALNISIEENSKEFGKPVILVTKDALLRVKADVIGILAEDFLSDRVIQSDHIYPGYLEVFVSLNVLNKFYSDQKLSVNELNCKVLYPNQFVILKDELGSSSSAIGVIDKNRQNVLPFQKEFEHLWGIKPRNVQQRMAFELLLKDDIHLVTLIGKAGTGKTLISLAAGLLQTEDLCKYKKLLVARPVVPMGKDIGYLPGEKSEKLRPWMQPIYDNLEYLFNTKKPGELDQILAGMGSIQVEALTYIRGRSIPEQFIIIDEAQNLTKHEIKTIITRVGEGSKIVLMGDPQQIDHPYLDEYNNGLTYLVEKFKGQKISGHVKLEKGERSGLAQLAADLL, encoded by the coding sequence TTGAATAAAATCTACGTCTTAGATACGAATGTTTTATTGCAGGACCCATTTGCTATTTTTTCTTTTGAAGATAATGAAGTAGTAATTCCAGCAATCGTATTAGAAGAAGTTGATTCTAAAAAAAGATATATGGATGAAGTTGGGCGAAATGCGAGGCAGGTAGCAAAAATAATGGATCGGTTTCGTGGACAAGGGAAGCTGCATGATAAGGTTTCTTTAGATAGTGGAGGTGAATTAAGGGTCGAATTAAATCATCGCTCTTTTGAAAAATTGAAAGAGACATTCGACGAAAAAACAAATGATAATCGAATTTTAGCAGTAGCCTTAAATATTTCAATTGAGGAAAATTCTAAGGAGTTTGGTAAACCAGTAATTTTAGTTACAAAAGATGCGTTGTTAAGAGTTAAAGCTGATGTCATCGGTATATTAGCAGAGGACTTTTTAAGTGATCGAGTCATTCAATCTGATCACATCTATCCAGGGTATCTTGAAGTTTTTGTAAGCTTAAATGTTTTAAATAAGTTTTACTCAGACCAAAAATTATCTGTGAACGAGCTTAACTGTAAAGTTTTATACCCTAACCAGTTTGTCATTCTAAAAGATGAATTAGGCAGTTCTAGTTCAGCAATTGGTGTAATTGACAAAAATCGTCAAAATGTTTTACCTTTTCAAAAAGAGTTTGAACATTTATGGGGAATAAAACCAAGAAATGTTCAGCAACGAATGGCATTTGAATTATTACTAAAGGATGATATTCATTTGGTTACTTTAATTGGTAAAGCGGGAACTGGAAAGACGTTAATTTCTTTAGCCGCTGGCTTGTTACAAACAGAAGACCTTTGCAAATATAAGAAACTTTTGGTCGCCAGACCTGTTGTTCCAATGGGTAAAGATATTGGTTATTTACCTGGTGAGAAATCAGAGAAACTAAGACCTTGGATGCAACCGATTTATGATAATTTAGAGTATTTATTTAATACGAAGAAACCTGGAGAATTAGATCAAATATTAGCGGGAATGGGGTCAATCCAAGTTGAGGCATTAACCTATATCCGTGGTCGAAGTATTCCCGAACAATTTATTATTATTGATGAGGCGCAAAACTTAACTAAGCACGAAATAAAAACAATAATAACAAGAGTAGGCGAGGGCAGTAAGATTGTTCTTATGGGAGACCCCCAGCAAATTGATCATCCTTATTTAGATGAATATAACAACGGTTTAACATATTTAGTTGAAAAGTTTAAAGGTCAAAAAATTAGTGGTCATGTAAAGTTAGAAAAAGGTGAGCGCTCAGGTCTTGCTCAACTCGCAGCAGATTTACTTTAA
- a CDS encoding YhcN/YlaJ family sporulation lipoprotein, which produces MKLLHICIYTLIFSLFLGCQVNTVEEGDQKQQSLRIAEQAEGPRSNENKSGQEIAEHLVHLAERVPEVQSATALVLGDLVAIAIDVNAQLDRSDVGVVKFEVAEALKDDPHGAYAFVSADPDFRTRLQEMRQEIQAGHPVIGIMDELAAIVGRLIPIVPGQEHEKAEPEPTNANEEKLGEKQEDQLENVQEEQGKRDMEIED; this is translated from the coding sequence ATGAAACTATTACACATTTGTATATATACTTTAATCTTTTCGTTATTTTTGGGATGTCAAGTAAATACTGTCGAAGAAGGGGATCAAAAACAACAGTCCCTTAGAATTGCTGAACAAGCTGAGGGCCCAAGGTCAAATGAAAATAAATCTGGTCAAGAAATCGCCGAACATTTAGTCCATCTTGCCGAACGGGTCCCTGAAGTCCAAAGTGCAACAGCACTCGTACTCGGCGATTTAGTCGCAATTGCTATCGATGTTAATGCTCAGTTAGACCGCTCCGATGTAGGGGTAGTTAAATTTGAAGTTGCTGAAGCCTTAAAAGATGACCCTCATGGGGCATACGCATTTGTAAGTGCTGACCCTGATTTTAGGACTCGTTTACAAGAAATGAGACAAGAAATTCAAGCAGGTCATCCAGTTATAGGAATTATGGACGAGTTAGCGGCAATTGTCGGGAGACTGATCCCAATTGTTCCTGGTCAAGAGCATGAAAAAGCGGAGCCAGAACCTACAAATGCTAACGAAGAAAAATTAGGAGAAAAACAAGAAGATCAACTCGAAAACGTTCAAGAAGAACAGGGTAAACGCGATATGGAAATAGAAGATTGA
- a CDS encoding pyridoxamine 5'-phosphate oxidase family protein, with product MANQVEVMLTDELFQFLQEERFVTIATVDHETGGPNVSAISWVYAPNKETIFFAVDNRSRIIENIKADSQVVLNVIANESTYSLSGTGIVNVENLADVPLKLAAVELKLKEVRDVMFYGSKITTRPEYVKTYDKEAANKLDHQVMSAMKKI from the coding sequence TTGGCAAATCAAGTAGAGGTAATGTTAACAGATGAATTATTTCAATTTTTACAAGAGGAGCGCTTTGTTACAATTGCAACCGTTGATCATGAAACTGGAGGTCCCAATGTAAGTGCAATATCATGGGTTTATGCCCCCAATAAAGAAACAATTTTCTTTGCAGTAGATAATCGTTCGCGCATTATTGAAAACATTAAGGCGGACTCTCAAGTTGTCTTAAATGTGATTGCAAACGAATCTACTTACTCGCTTAGCGGTACGGGAATTGTAAATGTTGAAAATTTAGCAGATGTGCCCCTAAAATTAGCGGCAGTTGAACTAAAACTCAAAGAAGTTCGTGATGTTATGTTTTATGGTTCGAAAATTACTACTAGACCTGAGTACGTAAAAACGTATGATAAAGAAGCCGCAAACAAATTAGACCACCAAGTAATGAGTGCCATGAAAAAAATCTAG
- a CDS encoding DUF5665 domain-containing protein, whose translation MHPKVDKINEVDEVEKVDEVDELMKIIKKHGLTLEKVEKLNSRLDRIGNALEKAKINDILLNYTNPHRVFWINVLVGVGRGLGLTIGTVIVLSLLGLVFQQFVDLPLVGEWLSDLMKYIDPT comes from the coding sequence ATGCACCCAAAAGTAGATAAAATAAATGAAGTAGATGAAGTAGAGAAAGTTGATGAAGTTGATGAATTAATGAAAATTATTAAAAAACATGGACTTACATTAGAAAAAGTTGAAAAATTAAATAGCCGCCTCGACCGAATTGGCAACGCACTTGAAAAAGCAAAAATTAATGATATTCTCTTAAATTATACAAATCCTCACCGAGTTTTTTGGATAAATGTCCTCGTTGGGGTTGGGCGCGGATTAGGATTAACAATCGGCACGGTTATTGTATTATCATTATTAGGACTAGTGTTTCAGCAGTTTGTTGATTTACCGCTTGTTGGTGAATGGCTTAGTGATTTAATGAAATACATTGACCCCACATAG
- a CDS encoding YlaI family protein, translating into MRVQCVICDNIESLENDSIIAKRLRNRPIHTFTCKSCQDRITERTNARIATGNFRINKPVQDEDDW; encoded by the coding sequence ATGAGAGTCCAATGTGTTATTTGTGATAACATAGAATCGCTAGAAAACGATTCTATAATAGCAAAACGCCTGAGAAACAGACCGATTCATACGTTCACATGTAAATCATGTCAAGATCGTATTACAGAGCGAACAAATGCGCGGATTGCTACAGGGAATTTTAGAATTAATAAGCCCGTTCAAGATGAAGATGATTGGTAA
- a CDS encoding YlaH-like family protein has protein sequence MTASERVPTPNFSTIAEALGAENPEQFFFAFSILYLIVVVLTVVVYNLGFARKLPILKSVVLYFVLLFGSIFITFLALTLPVVESLLIAILVLGIYKYRLNKEKKAQENL, from the coding sequence ATGACAGCCTCTGAAAGAGTACCGACACCAAACTTTTCAACTATAGCTGAAGCATTAGGAGCAGAAAACCCTGAACAATTTTTCTTTGCTTTTTCGATCCTTTATCTAATTGTTGTTGTTTTAACAGTTGTTGTTTATAATTTAGGGTTTGCGAGAAAACTCCCTATTTTGAAATCAGTAGTACTTTATTTTGTGCTTCTATTTGGATCAATATTTATTACCTTTTTAGCCTTAACATTGCCTGTAGTCGAGTCATTACTAATTGCAATCCTCGTACTTGGCATTTATAAATATCGTCTTAATAAAGAAAAAAAAGCACAAGAAAATTTATAA
- the typA gene encoding translational GTPase TypA — MKLRENIKNIAIIAHVDHGKTTLVDKLLHQSGTFRSNEHVAERAMDSNDLEKERGITILAKNTALQYGDTRINILDTPGHADFGGEVERIMKMVDGVLLVVDSYEGCMPQTRFVLKKALEQNLSPIVVVNKIDKPSARPLEVVDEVVDLLIDLGANEDQLDFPVIYASAINGSSSTDPDPKKQKDNMDDLFAAILQHIPAPIDNSDESLQFQVTMLDYNDYVGRIGVGRVFRGKIEVGQSVALMKLDGTTKQYRVTKLFGFIGLKRVEIQSAIAGDIIAISGMEDINVGETVCPVEKQEALPILRIDEPTLQMTFSVNNSPFAGREGKYVTSRKIEERLRAQLETDVSLRVDPTGSPDAWIVSGRGELHLSILIENMRREGFELQVSKPEVIVKLIDGVRSEPIERVSIDVPEEYTGTVMESLGERKGEMLNMVNHGSGQVKLEFLIPARGLIGYTTEFMTQTRGYGIINHTFEGYQPMVKGRVGGRREGVLVSIENGKTSSYGLMQVEDRGIIFVEPTTEVYAGMIVGEHTRENDITVNVTKLKQMTNMRSANKDQTVTMKTPRIMTLEESLEYLNDDELCEVTPKSIRLRKKILEKSERERSEKRKKLPVEE, encoded by the coding sequence ATGAAACTAAGAGAAAATATTAAAAACATTGCGATCATCGCGCACGTTGACCACGGCAAAACAACTTTGGTTGACAAATTGTTACACCAGTCAGGAACGTTTCGTTCAAATGAACATGTGGCAGAAAGAGCCATGGATTCTAATGATTTAGAAAAAGAAAGAGGTATTACAATATTAGCGAAAAACACTGCGCTTCAATACGGTGATACTCGGATTAATATTTTAGATACACCAGGACATGCAGACTTTGGTGGCGAAGTTGAGCGGATCATGAAAATGGTTGATGGTGTATTACTAGTTGTAGACTCATATGAAGGTTGTATGCCACAAACGCGCTTTGTATTGAAAAAAGCTCTAGAACAAAACTTATCACCTATAGTTGTTGTTAATAAAATTGATAAACCGTCTGCACGACCTTTAGAAGTTGTCGATGAAGTAGTTGATTTATTAATTGATTTAGGTGCTAATGAGGATCAATTAGATTTTCCGGTTATTTACGCATCAGCAATTAACGGAAGCTCAAGCACAGATCCTGATCCTAAAAAACAAAAAGATAATATGGATGACTTATTTGCAGCAATTCTCCAACATATTCCAGCACCGATTGATAATAGTGATGAATCACTTCAATTTCAAGTTACAATGTTAGATTATAACGACTACGTTGGACGTATCGGTGTAGGTCGAGTATTCCGAGGTAAAATTGAAGTTGGGCAGTCTGTTGCATTAATGAAGCTAGATGGCACGACTAAACAGTACCGTGTTACCAAGTTATTTGGATTTATAGGTTTAAAGCGTGTTGAAATCCAATCAGCAATTGCTGGTGACATTATCGCGATTTCAGGTATGGAAGATATTAACGTTGGTGAGACCGTTTGTCCTGTAGAAAAACAAGAGGCACTCCCAATTTTACGTATTGATGAGCCAACACTACAAATGACTTTTTCAGTTAATAATAGTCCGTTTGCAGGCCGTGAAGGAAAATATGTAACGAGTCGAAAAATTGAAGAACGCTTGAGAGCGCAACTTGAAACAGATGTAAGCTTACGTGTCGATCCAACTGGTTCACCAGATGCTTGGATTGTATCTGGGCGAGGTGAACTTCACTTATCAATTTTGATTGAAAACATGAGACGTGAAGGATTCGAGTTACAAGTATCGAAACCAGAAGTAATTGTGAAACTAATTGATGGTGTTCGTTCTGAGCCAATTGAACGAGTTAGCATTGATGTTCCTGAAGAATACACAGGGACAGTTATGGAAAGTCTCGGTGAGCGAAAAGGTGAAATGTTAAACATGGTCAATCATGGTTCAGGTCAAGTGAAGCTTGAATTTTTAATACCAGCCCGTGGTTTGATTGGTTATACAACTGAATTCATGACACAAACTCGAGGATATGGGATAATTAACCATACTTTTGAGGGTTATCAACCAATGGTTAAGGGTAGAGTTGGTGGTAGACGTGAAGGTGTGCTTGTTTCTATTGAAAATGGAAAAACAAGCTCATATGGACTTATGCAAGTTGAAGATCGTGGAATTATCTTCGTCGAACCAACAACAGAAGTTTATGCTGGGATGATTGTCGGTGAGCATACGAGAGAAAATGATATAACTGTAAATGTCACAAAACTTAAGCAAATGACGAATATGCGAAGCGCTAACAAAGATCAAACAGTAACGATGAAAACACCACGGATTATGACACTAGAGGAATCGTTAGAATATTTAAATGACGATGAGTTATGTGAAGTTACACCTAAATCGATTCGTTTAAGAAAGAAAATTCTTGAAAAAAGCGAACGTGAACGTTCTGAGAAGAGAAAGAAATTACCAGTTGAAGAATAA
- a CDS encoding DUF5325 family protein: MKKEQFIFLLCALFTTISLIGIGISISLESMVIFSLSIATTIICIGIGFSLKKKLAR, translated from the coding sequence GTGAAAAAAGAACAATTTATCTTTTTACTATGTGCATTATTTACAACGATCTCTTTAATTGGTATCGGAATCTCGATATCATTAGAAAGTATGGTTATTTTTAGCTTATCCATTGCCACTACTATTATTTGTATCGGAATTGGCTTTAGCTTAAAAAAGAAACTTGCTAGATAA
- a CDS encoding inositol monophosphatase family protein, whose protein sequence is MKENDWNKLAAEASSFVKEAAQIIKESFDKELIVEYKSNPNDLVTDMDKKIEAFFQKKITSVYPAHLILGEEGTGEDIQILDGVVWIIDPIDGTTNFVHQQRHFAISVGIYENGIGKVGIIYDVIGDELFSAISGQGAYLNGQELPKLKTAKIKEAIIGVNAGLAWRDDALRQIVEDCRGTRSYGSAAIEMAYVAANRLDAYISLSLSPWDFAAGAIILEEVGAIITTIKGEELNFLKASSICVAKQGLYQQLQTEYLKIEKGG, encoded by the coding sequence ATGAAAGAAAATGATTGGAATAAATTAGCGGCTGAGGCAAGTTCATTTGTAAAAGAAGCAGCACAAATCATTAAAGAATCATTTGATAAAGAATTAATTGTCGAGTATAAATCGAATCCAAATGATTTAGTTACTGATATGGATAAAAAAATCGAAGCATTTTTTCAAAAAAAAATAACAAGTGTGTATCCAGCACATTTAATTTTAGGTGAAGAAGGAACTGGTGAAGATATCCAAATACTTGATGGTGTTGTTTGGATCATTGATCCTATCGACGGAACGACAAATTTTGTTCATCAGCAACGTCATTTTGCTATTTCCGTTGGCATTTATGAAAATGGAATAGGTAAAGTTGGAATTATCTATGATGTAATTGGGGACGAGTTGTTTTCTGCTATTAGTGGACAAGGAGCCTATTTAAACGGTCAAGAACTGCCGAAGCTAAAGACGGCAAAAATAAAAGAGGCAATAATTGGAGTAAATGCAGGATTGGCTTGGAGAGATGATGCTTTAAGGCAGATAGTTGAAGATTGTCGTGGAACTCGTTCATATGGATCAGCTGCAATTGAGATGGCTTATGTTGCTGCTAATCGATTGGATGCTTATATTAGTCTAAGTTTGTCTCCATGGGATTTTGCGGCGGGAGCAATTATTCTTGAAGAGGTCGGTGCGATCATAACAACCATAAAAGGAGAAGAACTTAATTTCCTGAAAGCAAGTTCAATTTGCGTTGCTAAACAAGGATTATACCAACAATTACAAACTGAATATCTAAAAATAGAAAAAGGAGGGTGA
- a CDS encoding DUF1054 domain-containing protein: protein MVSGFSEHDFESFSIEGLNARMTAIQTRIQPKFKELGNALSGDLSVLSGNEMFLHIARHARRKVNPPKDTWMAICHNKRGYKKHPHFQVGLFDDHVFIWFALIYEVPNKKEIAETFLDNLETIYKLIPNDFVISLDHMKKEASKKNDLDKDDLEKMLIRFRDVKKAEFLVGRHVQPNDPILKDGDKFLNLAKNTMETLMPLYRLSF, encoded by the coding sequence ATGGTTTCAGGATTTTCAGAGCATGATTTCGAAAGTTTTTCTATTGAGGGTTTAAATGCTCGAATGACGGCGATCCAAACTAGGATCCAACCGAAATTTAAAGAATTAGGGAATGCCCTTAGTGGTGATCTTTCGGTGCTAAGTGGCAATGAGATGTTTTTACATATTGCTAGGCACGCTAGAAGAAAGGTTAATCCGCCAAAAGACACTTGGATGGCTATTTGCCACAATAAGAGAGGTTATAAAAAGCATCCTCATTTTCAAGTAGGGCTTTTTGATGACCATGTTTTCATTTGGTTTGCTCTTATCTATGAAGTGCCTAATAAAAAAGAAATTGCTGAAACCTTTTTAGATAATTTAGAGACTATTTATAAATTAATTCCGAACGATTTTGTGATTTCTTTAGACCATATGAAAAAAGAAGCTTCTAAGAAAAATGACCTCGATAAAGATGACCTTGAAAAGATGCTAATTAGGTTCCGTGATGTAAAAAAAGCCGAATTTCTAGTTGGTCGTCATGTTCAGCCAAATGACCCTATTTTGAAAGATGGCGATAAATTTTTAAATTTAGCGAAAAATACAATGGAAACATTAATGCCTTTGTACCGCCTCTCATTTTAG
- a CDS encoding nitronate monooxygenase, whose amino-acid sequence MKTRVTDLLKIKYPIIQGGLAYLAYSDLAAAVSNAGGLGQITAMSLATPEELREEIRKVKTMTDKPFGVNFAIGQHGRPFEHMLQVAIDEKVPVVTMTGGNPAPIFDKLKGHDIKRIVLVAAKRQAVKAEELGADAVMVVGQEGGGHLGRSDTSTLVLIPQVVDAVSIPVIASGGIGDGRGLMAALALGAEGIEMGTRFIATEECVHAHNKYKQKLVELTENDTVVIKRSLGTPARALKSSWTDEIIALEEKAAGFEALKPFISGEANKKYIYEGIEAAGFGWGGQVVGLIHDIPTVAVLFERMISEAARIEEKWGRLNQGSK is encoded by the coding sequence ATGAAAACCAGAGTAACTGACTTGTTAAAAATTAAGTACCCAATTATTCAAGGGGGCCTTGCTTACTTAGCATATTCTGATCTAGCCGCCGCTGTGTCCAATGCCGGGGGACTTGGGCAAATTACTGCTATGTCACTTGCAACACCAGAAGAACTTAGAGAAGAAATTCGCAAGGTGAAAACAATGACAGACAAACCATTTGGTGTAAACTTTGCGATTGGGCAACATGGAAGACCGTTTGAACATATGTTGCAAGTTGCAATTGACGAAAAAGTACCTGTTGTTACGATGACCGGTGGTAATCCGGCTCCGATATTTGACAAATTAAAGGGACATGATATTAAGAGAATTGTCCTTGTCGCTGCAAAAAGGCAAGCAGTTAAAGCTGAAGAGCTTGGAGCAGATGCTGTTATGGTTGTTGGTCAAGAAGGTGGCGGTCACCTAGGTCGAAGTGATACGAGTACACTTGTGTTAATCCCACAAGTTGTTGACGCTGTTTCAATACCAGTTATTGCATCTGGAGGGATTGGTGACGGCAGAGGATTAATGGCGGCACTAGCGTTAGGAGCAGAAGGAATTGAAATGGGAACACGATTTATAGCGACAGAAGAATGTGTTCATGCTCATAATAAGTACAAACAAAAGCTTGTAGAGCTAACCGAAAATGATACGGTTGTCATTAAGCGAAGCTTAGGTACTCCTGCAAGAGCCCTGAAAAGTAGCTGGACAGATGAAATTATAGCCTTAGAAGAGAAAGCAGCAGGCTTCGAAGCATTAAAACCGTTTATTAGCGGTGAAGCTAATAAAAAATATATTTATGAAGGAATCGAAGCAGCGGGTTTCGGTTGGGGGGGACAAGTAGTTGGCCTAATTCATGATATTCCAACGGTTGCTGTGCTTTTTGAGAGAATGATTTCAGAGGCAGCAAGAATAGAGGAGAAATGGGGCCGCTTAAACCAGGGTTCAAAGTAA